In a genomic window of Dehalococcoidia bacterium:
- a CDS encoding ABC transporter permease, translating to MNLNPKNLSSTKLFIMNFSRKKLGVICVVLVSIIYLIGIFAPLLAPYDYSETNLLKTQSAPDLENLLGTDRLGRDILSRVIWGIQTTVIVTITGLLTGSLILGLFLGLLAGYYRGIFDFIVMRTGELVSSFPDILLIILLAATLRPRITTFFYSIEDNFNISGLVSSGIIDYLVIGIALLPLSWFGTMRLIRAQVFSIRNIEYVQSARTSGASTLRIVTRHVLPNVVAPLVVTATFGLGAVALSEVILSFFGLGVQPPRPSLGAMLSDVSGRGGASVSVLTNHPEQLLSPIIVIWIMIFCWNIIGDALTDILNPRKN from the coding sequence ATGAACCTTAATCCTAAGAATTTATCATCTACAAAATTATTCATAATGAATTTTAGTAGAAAAAAACTAGGAGTTATATGTGTGGTTTTAGTTTCAATAATTTACTTAATTGGAATATTTGCACCTCTTCTTGCTCCTTATGATTATTCAGAAACTAATCTTTTGAAAACTCAATCTGCTCCTGATTTAGAAAATTTATTGGGTACAGATAGATTAGGTAGAGACATACTTTCAAGAGTAATTTGGGGAATTCAAACTACTGTTATAGTTACAATAACAGGTTTACTCACAGGCTCATTGATTTTGGGTTTGTTTTTGGGATTATTAGCTGGTTATTACAGAGGTATATTTGATTTTATAGTGATGAGAACCGGTGAATTAGTTTCATCATTTCCTGATATTCTATTGATAATATTATTGGCTGCAACTCTAAGGCCCAGAATCACAACCTTTTTCTATTCTATAGAGGATAACTTTAATATTTCTGGGTTAGTTAGTAGTGGAATTATAGACTATTTAGTTATAGGTATAGCTCTACTTCCATTGAGTTGGTTTGGAACAATGAGATTGATTCGGGCACAAGTATTTAGTATTAGGAATATTGAGTATGTTCAATCAGCTAGAACCTCTGGAGCAAGTACCCTAAGAATAGTTACAAGACATGTGTTACCAAATGTAGTAGCTCCATTAGTTGTAACTGCAACTTTTGGCTTGGGTGCTGTAGCCTTATCTGAGGTCATTCTTTCTTTTTTTGGTTTAGGCGTTCAACCTCCTAGACCAAGTTTAGGAGCTATGTTATCTGATGTTTCTGGAAGAGGCGGAGCAAGTGTTTCTGTTTTAACTAATCATCCGGAACAATTACTTTCTCCTATAATTGTTATTTGGATTATGATTTTTTGTTGGAATATAATAGGTGATGCATTGACTGATATATTAAATCCTAGAAAGAATTAA
- a CDS encoding P-II family nitrogen regulator — protein MIKIEAVVRPERVNAVLESMAEAGCTGFTYANVSGRGTQEGVEVFTGRGSSTANRVSVPKVVITAVTDKANQKVVVDAIMKAAKTSGDGQIGDGKIFISEISDVIRVRTGDTGKNAL, from the coding sequence ATGATCAAAATTGAAGCTGTAGTGAGACCAGAAAGAGTAAATGCAGTCTTAGAATCAATGGCTGAAGCGGGATGTACCGGATTCACTTACGCAAACGTAAGTGGAAGGGGCACCCAAGAGGGAGTTGAAGTATTTACGGGAAGAGGTAGCTCAACAGCTAATAGGGTATCTGTTCCAAAAGTAGTTATTACTGCAGTTACTGACAAGGCCAATCAAAAGGTAGTAGTTGATGCAATTATGAAAGCTGCAAAAACTAGTGGTGATGGGCAAATAGGAGATGGAAAGATATTTATTTCTGAAATTTCTGATGTTATCAGAGTAAGAACTGGTGATACTGGAAAAAATGCTCTGTAA
- a CDS encoding CDP-alcohol phosphatidyltransferase family protein, whose product MENFRQLLRSYTREIYEIPISKFLIKLGLTPNMITFIGLIITIFGSYYIFQGDFLAGGIIVGLGTILDSIDGAMARLSNKESVFGDLLDSVIDRYGEAAIFLSLACYYLFNSLDEIAVLLCIISMLCSQLISYVRAKSESLDIENKSGFLTRVERSLIIIFFLLISQPLFALYILSVGTFFSSIWRLIIGLKNAKN is encoded by the coding sequence TTGGAAAATTTTAGACAGTTATTAAGAAGTTATACTAGAGAAATATACGAAATTCCTATTTCTAAATTTCTGATCAAACTTGGTCTTACTCCAAATATGATCACTTTTATAGGACTAATAATTACGATATTTGGTTCATATTACATTTTTCAGGGAGATTTTCTTGCAGGAGGAATAATTGTTGGCCTAGGTACTATTCTTGATTCTATAGATGGAGCTATGGCTAGATTATCAAATAAAGAATCTGTATTTGGAGATTTGCTAGATTCAGTTATAGATAGATATGGAGAAGCTGCGATTTTTCTTTCTTTAGCGTGTTATTATTTATTTAATTCTTTAGATGAAATTGCAGTTTTATTATGCATAATTTCTATGTTGTGCTCTCAGCTAATTAGTTATGTAAGAGCTAAAAGTGAAAGCCTAGATATAGAGAATAAATCAGGTTTTTTGACAAGAGTAGAAAGATCATTAATAATTATATTTTTCCTATTAATTTCACAGCCCCTGTTTGCATTGTATATTTTGTCTGTTGGAACATTTTTTAGTTCAATTTGGAGATTAATTATAGGTTTGAAAAATGCTAAAAATTAG
- a CDS encoding glycosyltransferase family 4 protein, which yields MKIVITSPYDFSYPGGVQSHIFELSRELLRLNHDVTIAAPLSNKNIHNLPSVKFISLGKPVSFSFLGSKNRISINLLKIIKCIFYLRKNKYDVIHIHEPLLPSQIIINIFTKTLKIASFHAYSHKKNYLYIVFNFLLKLVLRRISQKICVSKFSKLYINKYFLFESVIIPNGINLENFSYVSKKSKKSYKDISLLFVGRFDETRKGFPILLSSFIELKKKYNDLKLIVIGPGNKNIYNKKSNLKDILFLGTIDQKNLPKFYQNSDIVCLPSTENESFGIIILEAMATGSVLVSSDIDSYKDILYKNQYGFLFESKSVKSLTNTLSNIISKKINTKENLENGLNNVKKYSWPKLVSEIIGVYTKEKNIINLGKF from the coding sequence TTGAAAATCGTAATTACTTCTCCATATGATTTTTCTTATCCTGGAGGTGTCCAATCTCATATTTTCGAACTTTCAAGAGAGCTTCTAAGACTTAATCATGATGTAACTATAGCAGCTCCATTATCAAATAAAAATATTCATAATTTGCCTAGCGTTAAATTTATAAGTTTAGGAAAACCTGTTTCATTTTCTTTTCTTGGATCTAAAAATAGAATATCGATTAATTTGTTGAAAATTATTAAGTGTATTTTTTACTTGAGAAAAAACAAATATGACGTAATTCATATTCATGAACCATTATTACCTTCTCAAATAATAATAAATATATTTACAAAGACTCTAAAAATTGCCTCATTTCATGCCTACAGCCATAAAAAAAATTATCTATATATAGTTTTTAATTTTTTACTAAAATTAGTACTCAGAAGAATATCTCAAAAAATATGTGTTTCTAAGTTTTCCAAGTTATACATCAATAAATATTTTTTATTTGAGTCTGTAATAATTCCTAATGGCATTAACCTTGAAAATTTTTCATATGTTTCAAAAAAGTCTAAAAAAAGTTACAAAGATATAAGCCTTTTATTTGTTGGTAGATTTGATGAAACTAGAAAAGGTTTCCCAATCTTACTCTCAAGTTTTATTGAACTTAAAAAAAAATATAATGACCTAAAATTAATTGTTATTGGGCCAGGTAATAAAAATATTTATAATAAAAAGTCAAATCTCAAAGATATATTATTTTTAGGAACTATAGATCAAAAAAATCTTCCAAAATTTTATCAAAACTCCGATATAGTTTGCTTGCCTTCTACAGAAAATGAATCATTTGGAATCATAATTTTAGAAGCTATGGCAACTGGTTCTGTTTTGGTATCTTCTGATATTGATAGCTATAAAGATATTTTATATAAAAATCAATATGGATTTTTATTTGAATCGAAATCAGTAAAAAGCTTAACAAATACTCTCTCAAACATTATTTCAAAAAAAATTAATACCAAAGAAAATTTAGAAAATGGGTTAAATAATGTTAAAAAATACTCTTGGCCAAAGTTAGTTTCTGAAATAATAGGAGTATATACAAAAGAAAAAAATATAATAAATCTTGGAAAATTTTAG
- a CDS encoding ABC transporter permease, whose translation MPILLLMVSLIVFFLGVYGPGDPIEVQLGNNYDEESADRIREKMGLNDPVFVQWFNYVRNAAVGDFGESYVFKNREVSELLIPKLIVSAKLNIISFFIAIIIGTPLGFYAAVNNGNFKDPIVVIFSLVFYAMPVFFTAPFLILIFALQLDLVPAAGWGGVFDKRIILPALTIGVPGAAVFVRLIRSSMIEVLDTDYVKLARAKGVSESKVLWKHAFRNGMLPVVTIMGFSLAGLFGGSLIVEILYGIPGVGRISLDSVYSRDYPVIMAIVLLGSSALVVANLIIDFLYTLVDPRIELQ comes from the coding sequence ATGCCTATCCTTTTACTTATGGTTTCTTTAATTGTATTTTTCCTAGGAGTTTATGGGCCAGGTGATCCAATAGAAGTTCAATTAGGCAATAACTATGACGAAGAATCTGCGGATAGAATAAGAGAAAAAATGGGTTTAAATGACCCTGTATTTGTTCAATGGTTCAATTATGTAAGAAATGCAGCGGTTGGAGATTTTGGAGAGTCTTATGTATTCAAGAATAGAGAAGTTTCTGAATTATTAATTCCAAAATTAATAGTATCTGCGAAACTGAATATTATTTCTTTTTTTATAGCAATTATAATTGGAACACCACTAGGATTTTATGCTGCTGTTAATAATGGTAATTTTAAAGATCCTATCGTTGTAATTTTTTCATTAGTTTTTTATGCAATGCCTGTTTTTTTTACGGCGCCTTTTCTAATTCTTATATTTGCTTTGCAACTAGATTTAGTTCCTGCAGCAGGCTGGGGCGGTGTATTTGATAAAAGAATTATTTTACCTGCATTAACAATAGGTGTTCCTGGAGCAGCGGTATTTGTAAGACTAATACGCTCTTCAATGATTGAAGTTTTAGACACCGATTATGTAAAATTAGCAAGAGCAAAAGGTGTTAGTGAAAGTAAAGTTTTATGGAAGCATGCTTTTAGGAATGGAATGTTGCCTGTTGTTACCATAATGGGATTTTCTCTAGCTGGATTATTTGGAGGTTCATTGATAGTTGAAATTTTATATGGAATTCCTGGAGTTGGAAGAATTTCTTTAGACTCAGTTTATTCCAGAGATTATCCAGTAATAATGGCTATTGTATTATTAGGCTCTAGTGCTCTTGTTGTAGCAAACCTTATTATAGATTTTTTATATACACTAGTTGATCCGAGGATAGAATTACAGTGA
- a CDS encoding ammonium transporter, with protein MDSGHTAWMLTASALVFFMTPGLAFFYGGLVRAKSLVNTIMLSFITIGVVTIVWTLWGYSLAYGNGELIPDFIGDFSLFGLEGVNTFAGEGEDISPLYDVLFQMMFAIITPALITGAFVERFKFSTYLIFTVIWITIVYAPVAHWVWGGGWIGADGAGALDFAGGTVIHINAGAAAVAAAILVGKRKNPGLQPNNVPYVVLGASILWFGWFGFNGGSALASDSYAVNAMLVTQIAAATAATTWGIVGLLSRGKISAVGVATGAVAGLVAITPAAGAVNALGALGIGFGAGFLCYYAVELIHKTNLDDALDVFAVHGIGGIWGCIATGIFAVESIAGVKGLFQGSGEQVWIQIYTAAGTLAYSFVVSFAILFVLDKIPGLGLRVSETSEDQGLDLAEHGEQGFVNDGAN; from the coding sequence ATGGATTCAGGACATACCGCGTGGATGTTGACAGCATCTGCACTCGTTTTTTTTATGACACCTGGTTTAGCTTTCTTTTATGGTGGCTTAGTAAGAGCAAAAAGCTTAGTAAACACTATAATGTTAAGTTTTATTACTATAGGAGTAGTAACTATAGTTTGGACTTTATGGGGATATAGCTTAGCCTATGGTAATGGAGAATTAATCCCAGATTTTATAGGGGATTTTTCTCTTTTTGGATTAGAAGGAGTTAATACATTTGCTGGAGAAGGAGAAGATATCAGTCCTCTTTATGATGTCCTTTTTCAAATGATGTTTGCAATAATTACTCCTGCTTTAATAACTGGAGCATTTGTTGAAAGATTCAAGTTTTCAACTTATCTTATCTTCACAGTTATATGGATTACTATAGTTTATGCTCCTGTAGCTCATTGGGTTTGGGGTGGAGGATGGATTGGTGCAGATGGAGCAGGTGCTCTGGATTTTGCTGGAGGTACAGTAATTCATATTAATGCTGGAGCTGCAGCAGTTGCTGCTGCAATACTTGTAGGAAAAAGAAAAAATCCAGGACTTCAACCTAATAACGTTCCTTATGTTGTACTTGGTGCATCAATTCTTTGGTTTGGATGGTTTGGATTTAATGGTGGATCAGCCTTAGCTTCAGATAGCTATGCAGTTAATGCAATGCTCGTAACTCAAATTGCTGCTGCAACTGCTGCAACAACTTGGGGAATAGTTGGCTTACTTTCTAGAGGTAAAATAAGTGCCGTAGGAGTTGCAACAGGAGCTGTTGCAGGATTAGTGGCAATAACTCCTGCAGCGGGTGCAGTTAATGCATTAGGAGCATTAGGAATTGGTTTTGGAGCTGGATTCTTATGTTATTATGCTGTTGAATTGATACATAAAACAAATCTAGATGATGCATTAGATGTTTTTGCTGTTCATGGAATTGGTGGTATTTGGGGATGTATAGCTACTGGTATATTTGCTGTAGAAAGTATTGCCGGAGTAAAGGGACTTTTTCAAGGCAGTGGTGAACAAGTTTGGATTCAAATTTATACAGCAGCAGGAACACTTGCTTATTCATTCGTAGTTTCATTTGCAATTTTATTTGTTTTGGATAAGATTCCTGGATTAGGACTAAGAGTTTCAGAAACATCCGAAGATCAGGGATTAGATTTAGCTGAGCATGGAGAACAGGGTTTTGTAAATGATGGGGCAAACTAA
- the ggt gene encoding gamma-glutamyltransferase, with amino-acid sequence MSFFSSRRSTVHGINGGVATSQPLASQVGIDVLKAGGNAVDAAITMASTLGVVEPMSTGIGGDIFALIWDPKSEEISSFNGSGTSSRNSNPEELISKGFSSIPTEGEGGAYSVSVPGSVDGWQKILDKFGTISLSESLQPGIKLAEEGYPVSELISWAWSENESKLKFRKSGSELLNKNNKAPKEGEIIRLPELASSMYTISKEGPKAIYDGSISKKISDFIRSEGGWLDEEDLKNYKSFWTDPIKTNYRGYEVYECPPNGQGLAALIALNIIENLDLKQIEHGSSDFYHYLIEAIRIGFADTLWYVTDPSKSEIPIKNLLSKEYGKYRFNEIDKDSVIKTVSHNTFETKGDTVYITAIDKNGMGCSLINSTFQGFGSGLVVPETGIALQNRGALFSLDKKHPNYLEPNMRPFHTIIPCMVTKDSKLFLSFGVMGGFQQPQGHLQVISNIIDYGLDPQKALDALRFSLDVDDMKTISVEEDISESVINRLQDKGHKIDIVKGNERMKFGGAQVAKYDHQTGVISLGTEPRKDGSAIAY; translated from the coding sequence ATGAGTTTTTTTTCATCAAGGCGTTCAACCGTTCATGGAATTAATGGAGGTGTAGCAACAAGCCAGCCTTTAGCATCTCAAGTAGGAATAGATGTCTTAAAAGCAGGTGGAAATGCTGTTGATGCAGCAATTACTATGGCGTCTACACTTGGAGTAGTTGAGCCTATGTCAACAGGTATTGGAGGAGATATTTTTGCTTTGATTTGGGATCCTAAATCAGAAGAAATTAGCTCATTTAATGGATCGGGAACATCTTCAAGAAATTCTAACCCAGAGGAATTAATATCTAAAGGATTTTCCTCTATCCCAACAGAGGGTGAGGGAGGAGCATATTCTGTATCAGTACCAGGATCTGTAGATGGATGGCAAAAAATATTAGATAAATTTGGTACGATATCTCTTTCTGAGTCCCTTCAGCCTGGTATTAAGTTAGCTGAAGAAGGATACCCTGTATCTGAATTGATATCCTGGGCATGGTCAGAAAATGAATCAAAACTCAAATTTAGAAAATCAGGATCAGAGTTATTAAATAAAAATAATAAAGCTCCAAAAGAAGGAGAGATTATTAGATTACCTGAACTTGCATCTTCAATGTATACTATTTCAAAAGAAGGTCCCAAGGCTATATATGATGGAAGTATATCTAAGAAAATCTCTGATTTTATTAGATCCGAAGGAGGCTGGTTAGATGAGGAGGATCTTAAGAATTATAAATCTTTTTGGACAGATCCCATAAAAACAAATTATAGAGGATATGAGGTTTACGAATGTCCTCCTAATGGTCAAGGTTTGGCAGCTCTAATCGCCCTAAATATAATAGAAAACTTAGATCTTAAGCAAATAGAACATGGAAGCAGTGATTTTTACCACTATCTAATTGAAGCAATTAGAATTGGTTTTGCAGATACTTTGTGGTATGTTACTGATCCATCCAAATCAGAAATTCCCATTAAAAATCTATTGTCCAAGGAATATGGAAAATATAGATTTAATGAAATTGACAAAGATTCAGTGATAAAAACAGTATCCCATAATACCTTTGAAACTAAAGGAGATACTGTTTATATAACTGCTATAGATAAAAATGGAATGGGTTGCTCCTTAATTAATTCAACTTTTCAAGGATTTGGTTCAGGTTTAGTTGTACCAGAAACAGGAATAGCTCTTCAAAATCGAGGAGCTTTGTTTAGTTTAGATAAAAAACACCCTAATTATTTAGAACCAAACATGAGACCTTTTCATACTATTATTCCTTGTATGGTGACAAAAGATTCTAAATTATTCTTATCTTTTGGGGTTATGGGAGGTTTTCAGCAACCGCAAGGTCATTTACAAGTAATATCTAATATTATTGATTATGGACTAGACCCTCAAAAAGCCTTAGATGCACTAAGATTTTCATTAGATGTAGATGATATGAAAACGATATCAGTTGAAGAGGATATTTCAGAATCAGTTATAAATAGACTGCAGGATAAAGGTCATAAAATAGATATAGTCAAAGGTAATGAAAGAATGAAATTTGGAGGAGCACAAGTTGCAAAATATGATCACCAAACTGGAGTTATATCTTTAGGTACTGAGCCTAGAAAAGATGGTTCTGCAATAGCATATTAA
- a CDS encoding inositol-3-phosphate synthase produces MGQINVAIIGVGNCASSLVQGIQKYSEIGESDIKVPGLMHNTLGGYSIGDVNVVAAFDVDKDKVGKDLSEAIFTNNNNALRFHEVPHSGVKVDRGMTHDGIGEYLSDVVDIERDRNKSEGQTADIVQILRDRKVDVVINYLPVGSEQATKWYVEQVLAAGCGFVNCIPVFIAKEDYWQKRFQDRGLPIVGDDIKSQVGATIVHRVLARLFEDRGVRLDRTYQLNFGGNTDFLNMLERSRLKSKKISKTNAVQSQLEKELPTDDVHIGPSDHVPWLEDRKWAYIRLEGTSWGDVPLNVELKLEVEDSPNSAGVAIDAIRCAKIALDKGVSGAIDAPSAYFMKSPPNQMRDDDARKAVEDFSGLE; encoded by the coding sequence ATGGGTCAAATCAATGTAGCAATAATAGGAGTTGGAAACTGTGCTTCATCTTTAGTTCAGGGTATTCAAAAATATTCTGAAATTGGAGAAAGTGATATAAAAGTTCCGGGTTTGATGCATAATACTCTTGGAGGATATTCAATAGGAGATGTTAATGTAGTTGCAGCATTTGATGTTGATAAAGACAAAGTAGGAAAAGATTTATCTGAAGCAATTTTTACAAATAATAATAATGCTCTTAGATTTCATGAAGTTCCTCATTCTGGGGTAAAAGTTGACAGAGGTATGACTCATGATGGTATAGGTGAATATCTTTCTGATGTGGTGGACATTGAGAGAGACAGAAATAAGTCAGAAGGTCAAACAGCAGATATAGTACAAATACTCAGAGATAGAAAAGTAGATGTTGTAATAAATTATTTACCAGTTGGTTCCGAGCAAGCCACAAAATGGTATGTAGAACAAGTTCTAGCAGCTGGTTGTGGATTTGTAAATTGTATTCCAGTTTTTATTGCTAAAGAAGATTACTGGCAAAAAAGATTCCAAGACAGAGGTTTACCTATAGTTGGAGATGATATCAAGAGTCAAGTGGGGGCAACAATAGTACATAGAGTTCTTGCCAGGCTTTTTGAAGATAGAGGAGTCAGACTAGACAGAACCTATCAACTTAATTTTGGAGGAAATACTGATTTTTTAAATATGCTTGAAAGATCAAGACTCAAGAGCAAAAAAATCTCTAAAACTAACGCGGTTCAGTCACAACTTGAAAAAGAATTGCCAACTGACGATGTTCATATAGGGCCATCTGATCATGTTCCATGGCTTGAAGATAGGAAATGGGCTTATATTAGATTAGAAGGAACATCATGGGGAGATGTTCCACTTAACGTGGAATTAAAATTAGAGGTTGAAGATAGTCCTAATTCTGCTGGAGTAGCTATTGATGCAATTAGATGTGCCAAAATAGCTCTTGATAAGGGTGTATCGGGTGCTATTGATGCTCCGAGTGCATATTTTATGAAATCTCCTCCCAATCAAATGAGAGACGATGATGCAAGAAAAGCTGTAGAGGATTTCTCAGGTTTAGAATAA